GACTCCAAATTCCATATATAGGAAGCGCTATAGCCATCGATATCCCAACAAACCATGCTTTCCTCTTAGTGGAAAGTACTCGCCTAGGCAAAACCATAACCAGCAAAGCCAAAACGACATATACATATTTGGCAAAGAAAAGCAAAACTGTCAATGTTATACAAAGTGCGAGCCCGCCATTACTCATACGTTCCTTAGATTCAGCAGATTTCATCACTAGGGCAATAAGCAATGCCGAAATCGCAATGTAAAAAGCATCGGACATCAAACTGGACGCCAAAAAGGCAGTCAGCGGGAGCATTCCCAAAACAGTAAGAAATACCTTACCGCGCGGTAATACCGCTATAGCTAAACCAAAGAGAACCAAGAACACGATGAGATTAGAAGCACGCCCAAGCTGCCACGCATTGAATGGAGAAACACCCAACCGAATACCTAGCCATACACCGGCTGCCTGGGGGAGATAAACTATCGGGAAATACTGATTTGCGCGGTTGCCTGTCATCGTTCCTTTAAGGGGGACCGTTATTGTACGAGCTGGTTGATGATCAGACGCTTGTTGTTTAACCCGGTAACTGTCATAGAGCGGCATCAGAGGAGAGACGCCATGTGTTCCCTGGCGCGCGCTATCAATACCATCATGGTAAAAGCTCGCAACAAGCCATGATATCAAATCATTACGCACACCTTCGCGCTTCAAAAATCTAGCGTCGCCCTTAGTATGCTGGACCTTTACCTGATTACCATGTGGATCGACGCACTTATAGGCTGGACTAAACGCTTGACCGGTCGCTATTGAATAGGCGGTATTGGCATGCAGATCTGAATCAGGAATACTCATCGGCCCCGTCGACTGTATGAATTCGATACCTTCTATTGCGCACAGGACAACAAACACACAGATAATAATAATGTTGGTCCGTTTTGGCTTAGAAACTTCTTTGTCATTCAGCTTCGTTGACTTTCCCGACAGATGTTTCAATTCTCCACCTTCTTACGGTCTAAACGGACAACACATGCAATCGTATCAGCATGTTTAAGCACAAAAAACACAAAGATTAGTTTTAACAAGAATTTGTAAGTTAAGACAAAATCTTGGTGCTGAGATGCCGATTCTTATGCGTATACCCAATAGTCAGCAGTAACGGCATTAGAGGCCACAAATATCTTTCTTCAAGACCATAGATGTAATCTTTCCAACTCATAGTAGACAATTGGTTCCAAATTAACGCTTCAAAAGTATCAATTGCCAAAACAATAAGCAGAACAATTACCACCGACATCAGAACGTACCTATAAGCCGATACCCATGATTCTTTCTTCTCTTTCTTAATCGCAGACCGGTTAATGACGATGAAAACAACCCAAGCCACCAACACTGCCACCAGCGCCAAAATCCCAAAGAACTGAGTCGGGAAATGCTTGGAAAGGAACTGCAAAGTGCTCAACAACACCATTACCACAATCTTGAAAGGATGCTTGCCCGCGTACTCGGTATTCGCCGCGACGTTAACAGTCGGGAAAGAACTACCGAACAAGACGCTCCAGATTCCATATATCGGGAGGGTGACTAGCATCGATATGACGACAAACCAAACCTTTCTTTTAGTTGAAAGCACATTGGCGGGAAGCACCATCAGCAGCAGCGCTAACGCCACATATACACCCTTAGAGAACAACAACAATGCCGTCAAAATGACGAATACCGCTAAAACTCGATTGTTTATAGGCTTGTCACGCTCTACAGTTCTGAGGAAAAGCGCAACGAAGAGAGCGGCAACGCTTATATAGAGCCCATCCGCCATCAGACTTGTGGCGAGGAATACAGTCCCCGGCAAGACTCCAAGAACGGCCAGGAAATACTTGCCTCTGGGAAGCAAGGCTATCGCCAAACTAAAAAGGACCAAGAATACCAAAAAATTAGCAATCCGGCCGAGCTGCCAAGTCGTGAACGGCGGAGTGCCAAGTTTCAGCCCAAGCCACACGCCACAAGCCTGAGGCAAATACACAATCGGGAAATACTGGTTCGAACGGTTACCCGTACCAAGATGATGTGCTGGAACCGACATCGTTTTCTTCGGCATTTCATTTACCGATTCCTGCACTGCTCGATTCCTGTCATAAAGTATCTTGCTAAATCTTCCCGTCTGTGAAGCATCAGCCGTACGAGCATCATTGCGGAAATTTTCCAACAGGTATGATACGGCTCCATTGCTGGCACCATAACGAGACAGGTACCTCGAATCACCGGTGACTTCCTGAATTTTCACTGGGTTATTCCAAGGATCGGCCCGCTTCTCTGCATGGGTAAATTCTTGGCCAGTCGCCAGTACATAAGCGGCATTGGCATGAAGATCACTGTCCGGGATAGTCAGAGGGCCAGTCGAGTGTAAAAAAATAG
This Bifidobacterium sp. ESL0790 DNA region includes the following protein-coding sequences:
- a CDS encoding DUF2142 domain-containing protein translates to MKHLSGKSTKLNDKEVSKPKRTNIIIICVFVVLCAIEGIEFIQSTGPMSIPDSDLHANTAYSIATGQAFSPAYKCVDPHGNQVKVQHTKGDARFLKREGVRNDLISWLVASFYHDGIDSARQGTHGVSPLMPLYDSYRVKQQASDHQPARTITVPLKGTMTGNRANQYFPIVYLPQAAGVWLGIRLGVSPFNAWQLGRASNLIVFLVLFGLAIAVLPRGKVFLTVLGMLPLTAFLASSLMSDAFYIAISALLIALVMKSAESKERMSNGGLALCITLTVLLFFAKYVYVVLALLVMVLPRRVLSTKRKAWFVGISMAIALPIYGIWSHTVGSIFPNVNVADNIAYALKRPGKVMVMIMLSILRTFPQNYPKKAISIAMLAVIVIAWVAYIVWNRKALVRDKSESWIASHRYFLVSIVIAILVYVLIYAIEAMIWNVLPTMKWTDYLIGVEERYVWPLLPLLLTIAYVDKPAKVSMDSNKDL
- a CDS encoding DUF2142 domain-containing protein, whose product is MGDCRQEGTKTIFHKLSVGVRRNVVTILVFLLVCIVEGAIFLHSTGPLTIPDSDLHANAAYVLATGQEFTHAEKRADPWNNPVKIQEVTGDSRYLSRYGASNGAVSYLLENFRNDARTADASQTGRFSKILYDRNRAVQESVNEMPKKTMSVPAHHLGTGNRSNQYFPIVYLPQACGVWLGLKLGTPPFTTWQLGRIANFLVFLVLFSLAIALLPRGKYFLAVLGVLPGTVFLATSLMADGLYISVAALFVALFLRTVERDKPINNRVLAVFVILTALLLFSKGVYVALALLLMVLPANVLSTKRKVWFVVISMLVTLPIYGIWSVLFGSSFPTVNVAANTEYAGKHPFKIVVMVLLSTLQFLSKHFPTQFFGILALVAVLVAWVVFIVINRSAIKKEKKESWVSAYRYVLMSVVIVLLIVLAIDTFEALIWNQLSTMSWKDYIYGLEERYLWPLMPLLLTIGYTHKNRHLSTKILS